One genomic segment of Panicum virgatum strain AP13 chromosome 2N, P.virgatum_v5, whole genome shotgun sequence includes these proteins:
- the LOC120659271 gene encoding uncharacterized protein LOC120659271 has translation MAEMVSTAIVHETVSQILSDIVQKYEEKEESNANRNLDRLEMAHIRLEAALETSKKWQITDASLLRWRRKLKRAAQECDETLHKCKQRILEDEQMEQEVKNSSLPNRIVHATKSFVFSVLNPNKNELSRSIAQRFEWYANGASEFLRFIELGGTPFHHMPFNSLVKNLLAGKELHHKIIRGNKYPSVLLRLAPIHTSEYGKNVALTFDQYDGTPEGNILFGLVIQLSESTDIFGITLRCLQFFAPHFKYNFENIRNELSQLLTQNFSEGPSIYSYQKEHWDKFNSFLLQWTRPNPFCCKQHGQHEVQRFSNLDMAGLSEVFLEPVINFNLQCQVSMSVYSKQRTSLSEDIIFVHDYPYLKAGISFAPHGSLEVMLPADRSSEIAAIVHKERHCLHTDITLKQVEEIMLPKAIDYFHQNAEAMVYQMIWKSKHGLAHIQVEKPCMSTRRSSMRTQRTIGVASKRKLLHGHDEQLIRNRIHACHLLDLWVTHAPVWLQRSIMNWKRKEKEILLAAP, from the coding sequence GCGATTGTCCATGAGACAGTTAGTCAAATTCTATCTGACATTGTTCAAAAATATGAGGAGAAAGAGGAATCAAATGCCAACAGAAACTTGGACAGGCTAGAGATGGCTCACATCAGGCTGGAGGCTGCTCTTGAGACATCAAAAAAGTGGCAGATCACTGATGCATCCTTATTGCGCTGGCGTAGGAAGCTGAAACGTGCTGCTCAAGAGTGCGATGAGACGCTGCACAAATGCAAGCAAAGAATCctagaagatgaacaaatggaACAGGAGGTGAAGAACTCCTCCCTTCCTAACCGTATTGTGCATGCTACaaagtcttttgttttctccgTCCTTAATCCCAACAAAAATGAGTTGAGCAGATCCATTGCTCAAAGATTTGAGTGGTATGCAAATGGTGCTAGTGAGTTTCTAAGATTCATAGAGCTTGGCGGCACACCATTCCATCACATGCCCTTTAACTCCCTTGTCAAGAACCTTCTTGCAGGCAAGGAACTACATCATAAAATTATTCGGGGAAACAAGTATCCCTCTGTTCTGTTAAGGTTGGCGCCGATCCATACTTCAGAGTATGGGAAAAATGTTGCATTGACATTTGACCAATATGATGGTACACCGGAGGGTAATATATTATTTGGTTTGGTCATACAACTCTCAGAGAGTACAGATATATTTGGTATCACACTTAGGTGCTTGCAGTTTTTTGCCCCTCATTTCAAgtataattttgaaaatataaggAATGAACTTTCTCAACTGCTCACTCAAAACTTCTCAGAGGGGCCATCTATTTATTCATACCAGAAGGAACACTGGGACAAATTCAACAGCTTCTTGTTGCAGTGGACTCGGCCAAACCCATTTTGTTGCAAGCAGCATGGTCAGCATGAGGTTCAGCGATTTAGCAACCTAGACATGGCAGGATTATCAGAAGTTTTTCTAGAACCAGTAATTAATTTTAATTTGCAATGTCAAGTCTCAATGTCTGTTTACAGCAAGCAGAGGACCTCGCTGTCTGAAGACATAATTTTTGTGCATGATTATCCATATCTAAAAGCAGGAATCTCCTTTGCGCCCCATGGCTCTTTAGAGGTCATGCTGCCAGCGGATAGGAGTTCTGAAATAGCGGCAATAGTCCACAAGGAGCGACACTGCTTGCATACAGACATTACCTTGAAACAGGTGGAAGAGATTATGCTGCCAAAAGCAATAGATTACTTCCACCAGAATGCCGAAGCGATGGTTTACCAAATGATTTGGAAGTCTAAACATGGGCTTGCACATATTCAGGTTGAGAAGCCATGCATGAGCACACGGAGATCAAGTATGAGAACACAGAGGACTATAGGGGTAGCTAGTAAGAGAAAGCTATTGCACGGGCATGACGAGCAGCTTATCAGAAATCGGATACATGCCTGTCACTTGCTCGACTTATGGGTTACACATGCTCCTGTCTGGTTGCAAAGGTCCATTATGAACTGGAAgcggaaagaaaaggaaattctGTTAGCAGCACCGTAG